Part of the Streptomyces europaeiscabiei genome is shown below.
CAACTGCAGGACAACCCGCAGTTCAAGGAGATCGGGGACCAGCTCCGCGGGGACCTGCGCGGTGTCGGCAAGGCGGCCACCGGGGCGCTGATCGAGCGGCAGATCGAGGGGCTCGCGAGCCGACTGCACGGACGCACCTCGCAGATGCGGGACCAGCTCGCCGGAGTGGCACCGGACCTGCCGGGTCGCGGCGGGCAGGACCGCGAGGACGAGTACGTGGACGAGGCGGACGACGACGAGTACGCCGACACGCGTGACGAGTACGACGAGGAACCCGAGGAGGAGCCCTCGCGCAGGAGGCCGGCGAAGAAGGCCGCGCCCAAGTCGCAGGGGAAGGCCGCGCCCAAGTCGCAGGGGAGGCCGGCCGCGAAGAAGGCTCCCGCCGAGAAGACCGCCGCCCCGGCGGGGAAGGCACCGGCCAAGAGGGCGACCGCCAAGAAGGCCGCCCCCGGCAAGGCCCCGGCCAGGAAGAACGCCCGCAGGGCCACCGGGTCGCGGGCCACGCGGGGAGGCGGCGACGATGACTGAGACCCTCGGCGCGGCGAACGGACGCGCGACGGACCGGGCGAAGGACGCGACGCAGAGCAACCCGCTCTCCGAAGTGGTCCACGGTGAGGCCGTCGACCACCTCAAGGCCGAGGCCCGGGAGTATCTGGCCGCCCAGGCGCAGCGGCTCCTGGTCGGTGCCGGCCGCAAGCTCGGCGAGACGACCGGCAGGCTCAACGACATCGCCGACGGCAACAGCCCCGGCTTCGCCAAGCTCGCCCTCGACGGCGGGCGCAAGCTTGCCGAGGGCAAGGGGCCGCTGCGCACCGCCCTGGAGGTGGGCGCGGGCCGCGCCAAGGACAACGTGCTGGGCGCCTTCAAGAGCCTCGGCGCCGGCAAGGGCAAACGCAAGGGCGGCTCGGGCAGCAAGCCCACGGTGATCATCGAGTCCGTCGACGTCGGGGTGCCGGTGCGCACCGCGTACGACCAGTGGACCCAGTTCCAGAGCTTCAGCACCTTCGCCAAGGGGGTGAAGAGCGCCAACCAGGCCGACGACACCCACTCCGACTGGCAGCTGAAGGTCTTCTGGTCCAGCCGCAGCTGGAAGGCACACACCATCGAACAGGTGCCCGATGAACGGATCACCTGGACGTCGGAGGGCGCCAAGGGAACCACGAAGGGCGCCGTCTCCTTCCACTCCGTCGCGGACAACCTCACCCGGGTTCTGCTGGTCCTGGAGTACTACCCGAAGGGCCTCTTCGAGAAGACCGGCAACATCTGGCGTGCCCAGGGCCGCCGGGCCCGGCTCGACCTCAAGAACTTCGCCCGCTTCATCACACTCAGGGGCGAGGCCGAGGACGGCTGGCGCGGCGAGATCCGCGACGGCGAGGTCGTCGTCAGCCACGAGGACGCCCTCGCGGAGGAGGAGCGGGAGGAGCTGCCTGAGGACGAGGCGCCTGAGGACGAGGCGTCGGAGGACGGTGAGGCCGAGTACGCGGACGAGGAGCCGGACCCGGACGAGGAGCCCCGCGACTCC
Proteins encoded:
- a CDS encoding DNA primase, yielding MNRIGLGLAVGAGYVLGRTKKMKLAFAVGTMVAGRRMQLSPRALADLVSRQLQDNPQFKEIGDQLRGDLRGVGKAATGALIERQIEGLASRLHGRTSQMRDQLAGVAPDLPGRGGQDREDEYVDEADDDEYADTRDEYDEEPEEEPSRRRPAKKAAPKSQGKAAPKSQGRPAAKKAPAEKTAAPAGKAPAKRATAKKAAPGKAPARKNARRATGSRATRGGGDDD
- a CDS encoding SRPBCC family protein, which codes for MTETLGAANGRATDRAKDATQSNPLSEVVHGEAVDHLKAEAREYLAAQAQRLLVGAGRKLGETTGRLNDIADGNSPGFAKLALDGGRKLAEGKGPLRTALEVGAGRAKDNVLGAFKSLGAGKGKRKGGSGSKPTVIIESVDVGVPVRTAYDQWTQFQSFSTFAKGVKSANQADDTHSDWQLKVFWSSRSWKAHTIEQVPDERITWTSEGAKGTTKGAVSFHSVADNLTRVLLVLEYYPKGLFEKTGNIWRAQGRRARLDLKNFARFITLRGEAEDGWRGEIRDGEVVVSHEDALAEEEREELPEDEAPEDEASEDGEAEYADEEPDPDEEPRDSDEAYEPDETDEYADEDDPEDAEDAEDAEEVPEDEYEDVPEAEGDAGEDIAEEPYEDEDEEPAAAGRSRR